In one window of Paracholeplasma morum DNA:
- the ald gene encoding alanine dehydrogenase, with amino-acid sequence MIVGCVKEIKKYEFRVGVTPSAANEYVRNGHKVLIETGAGLGSGFKDEAYSNLGCEIIKDAATVWSKSDMIIKVKEPLVSEFHLLKENQILYTYLHLASNKPLYDELKRKNVTSIAYETIELNHTLPCLEPMSMVAGRLSILEAAKFSQSFYGGNGVLLSGLPGTPKAKITIIGAGTVGQNACKIAIGIGADVTVIDLDVKRLSQLEDLYSSKVKTLYSNEENLKKSIIDSDIVIGAVLLPGDKTPKLIKDEYLDSMKPGAVIVDVAIDQGGISNHSKVTYHDDPIYKVKDVLFYGVANMPGAVPKTSSIALSNVTLKYGLEIANKGIEKALENPVILTGLNTKDGLGTYPALIHLFGA; translated from the coding sequence ATGATTGTCGGATGTGTAAAAGAAATAAAGAAGTACGAATTTAGAGTTGGCGTTACACCTAGCGCAGCTAATGAGTATGTTCGAAATGGACATAAAGTGCTTATAGAGACTGGTGCTGGTTTAGGTTCGGGTTTTAAAGATGAAGCTTATTCTAATCTTGGCTGTGAAATCATCAAAGATGCTGCCACAGTTTGGAGTAAAAGCGACATGATTATTAAGGTAAAAGAACCATTAGTTTCCGAGTTTCACTTACTTAAAGAAAATCAAATTCTATACACATATTTACACTTAGCTTCGAATAAACCACTATACGATGAATTAAAGCGAAAGAATGTAACTTCCATCGCCTATGAAACCATTGAGTTAAATCACACCTTACCATGTCTTGAACCAATGAGCATGGTTGCTGGTCGTTTATCTATATTAGAAGCTGCGAAGTTTAGCCAATCCTTCTATGGAGGAAATGGCGTTCTTCTTTCTGGGTTACCAGGGACACCTAAAGCCAAAATCACGATAATTGGGGCAGGAACGGTTGGTCAGAACGCATGTAAAATCGCTATAGGAATTGGGGCAGACGTAACCGTAATTGACCTTGATGTCAAACGACTTTCTCAACTAGAGGATTTATACAGCAGCAAAGTAAAAACTCTCTATTCTAATGAAGAAAACCTGAAAAAATCAATCATTGATAGTGATATTGTGATTGGTGCCGTTCTACTACCGGGTGATAAAACTCCAAAATTAATTAAAGACGAATACCTTGATTCGATGAAACCTGGGGCAGTAATTGTAGATGTAGCAATCGACCAAGGAGGTATCTCTAACCATTCAAAAGTAACTTACCATGATGACCCTATATATAAAGTAAAAGACGTCCTATTTTATGGAGTAGCAAACATGCCGGGGGCAGTGCCTAAAACGTCCTCGATTGCCTTAAGTAATGTAACCCTCAAATATGGATTAGAGATTGCGAACAAAGGCATTGAAAAAGCGCTTGAAAACCCAGTGATATTAACTGGCCTAAATACAAAAGATGGGTTGGGTACTTATCCAGCACTGATTCATTTATTTGGAGCATAA
- the gcvPB gene encoding aminomethyl-transferring glycine dehydrogenase subunit GcvPB: MTPYDKLIFELSKEQRIGASLGPISSEFILDNSIPLSLKRQKETYLPEVSELDVVRHYSNVSRKNFGIETGFYPLGSCTMKYNPKINEEMSDIPGIKNIHPLQPVSSAQGSLQIYYETAQMLSELSGMHTFSLNPYAGAQGELAGLMIMKAYHHKKGNKHKTKVIVPDSAHGTNPASATVAGFEIVEVKSNKDGTVNIKSLKEAISDDIAGIMLTNPNTLGIFEKDILKVKRLIHQVDGLLYYDGANLNALLGYARPGDMGFDIIHINLHKTFSTPHGGGGPGSGPVGVCKKLKDFLPSPLVEKKRNQFALVNPKDSIGHVSSFYGNFSVIIKAYSYMMTLGKENLSKVGALSVLNANYIKESLKNYYHLPIKGLCKHEVVFDGLIDKSSGVTTLDVAKRMLDFGVHPPTIYFPLVFHQSLMIEPVENESKETLDHFIGIMKDIALEAKTNPDYLKSAPHTTVVRRLDEVQAARKPIVKYTDL, from the coding sequence ATGACACCATATGACAAATTAATTTTTGAACTCTCTAAAGAACAAAGAATCGGAGCATCTTTAGGTCCGATTTCAAGTGAGTTCATTTTAGATAATTCAATTCCTCTATCGCTAAAACGACAAAAAGAAACCTATTTACCTGAAGTATCTGAACTGGATGTTGTAAGACACTACTCTAACGTATCTAGAAAGAACTTTGGGATTGAAACAGGGTTTTATCCACTAGGATCTTGTACTATGAAGTACAATCCAAAGATAAATGAAGAAATGTCTGATATTCCAGGCATTAAAAATATACACCCATTACAGCCTGTATCTTCGGCACAAGGTTCTCTTCAAATATATTATGAGACTGCGCAAATGCTTAGTGAGTTATCTGGAATGCATACATTCTCACTTAATCCATATGCTGGTGCACAAGGTGAACTTGCAGGATTGATGATTATGAAGGCATACCATCACAAGAAAGGTAATAAACACAAAACCAAAGTGATTGTGCCAGATTCTGCCCATGGAACTAACCCCGCTTCCGCGACTGTTGCAGGTTTTGAAATTGTTGAAGTTAAGTCCAATAAGGATGGCACAGTCAATATTAAATCTCTAAAAGAAGCGATATCAGATGATATTGCTGGAATCATGTTAACCAATCCAAATACATTAGGTATTTTTGAAAAAGACATACTAAAGGTCAAACGCCTTATCCATCAAGTGGACGGATTACTCTACTATGATGGTGCAAACCTCAATGCGTTATTAGGCTATGCTAGACCTGGCGATATGGGGTTTGACATTATCCACATCAACTTGCATAAAACCTTCTCTACGCCACATGGCGGAGGTGGACCAGGTTCTGGACCTGTTGGTGTATGTAAGAAGTTGAAAGATTTCTTACCATCTCCACTTGTCGAGAAGAAACGTAATCAGTTTGCTCTAGTTAACCCTAAGGATTCCATTGGACATGTCTCAAGTTTTTATGGAAACTTCTCGGTCATCATCAAAGCTTATAGTTATATGATGACATTGGGCAAAGAAAACTTGTCAAAGGTTGGTGCGTTATCTGTACTTAATGCGAACTACATTAAAGAATCTCTAAAAAATTATTACCATCTACCAATCAAAGGGTTATGCAAACACGAAGTAGTTTTTGATGGATTAATCGATAAATCATCAGGAGTGACCACTTTGGATGTTGCTAAAAGAATGCTTGACTTTGGGGTCCATCCACCAACGATATATTTCCCACTAGTATTCCATCAATCACTGATGATTGAACCTGTTGAAAATGAATCTAAAGAAACGCTAGATCATTTTATTGGAATCATGAAAGACATCGCATTAGAAGCTAAGACTAACCCTGATTACTTAAAGAGTGCACCCCATACGACAGTGGTTAGAAGACTTGATGAAGTTCAGGCAGCTAGAAAACCAATCGTAAAATATACAGATTTATAG
- the gcvPA gene encoding aminomethyl-transferring glycine dehydrogenase subunit GcvPA gives MFKYFPHTDKDIQEMLDKIGVNTLDDLFLDIPKQLKRPDYKLDRGLSEIELRNHFSGLAKKNKELVIFRGAGAYDHYIPSIIPHIVRREEFLTAYTPYQPEIAQGTLQYIFEFQSMITDLTGMDVTNASMYDGSTAAAEAMFMATSQTKKPRILISNTVFPHVIEVIKTYALYRNIEVVMVSEKDGLTDLMDLSTKTLDFAGFIGQTPNKYGLVEDFTEASELVKKDNGIMIVYADPQVLRVIKSPREMGADIACGDAQSLGVPLSFGGAYLGYLATTDKLLRKMPGRICGITKDVDGKRGFVLTLQAREQHIRREKANSNICSNQSLMALWVTVYLSIMGKQGLKEVNDHCFANSHYLESELIKTGLFSKVHEGFYIKEFVLKTSLDIDKLESYLLKKGYLSGLKMDEDKIAFSVTEKRTKEEIDTFVSLIRGFKA, from the coding sequence ATGTTTAAATACTTCCCACATACGGATAAAGACATCCAGGAAATGTTAGATAAAATCGGTGTAAACACACTCGATGATCTATTTTTGGATATTCCAAAACAATTGAAAAGACCGGACTATAAACTTGACCGCGGGCTTTCTGAAATTGAACTAAGAAATCATTTTAGTGGGCTTGCAAAAAAGAATAAAGAATTGGTTATATTTAGAGGTGCTGGGGCATATGATCACTATATTCCTTCGATTATTCCTCATATTGTAAGACGCGAGGAGTTCCTTACAGCTTATACACCCTACCAACCTGAAATCGCACAAGGGACACTTCAATACATCTTTGAGTTCCAAAGTATGATTACAGACTTAACCGGTATGGATGTAACAAACGCTTCGATGTATGATGGATCAACCGCTGCAGCAGAAGCTATGTTCATGGCTACTAGCCAAACCAAAAAACCACGAATACTTATTTCAAATACCGTATTTCCTCACGTCATTGAGGTTATTAAGACGTATGCACTTTATAGAAATATTGAAGTCGTCATGGTTAGTGAGAAAGATGGATTAACAGACTTAATGGATTTATCTACAAAGACGTTGGATTTTGCGGGCTTTATTGGACAAACTCCAAATAAATATGGGCTTGTAGAAGACTTCACAGAAGCGAGTGAATTGGTCAAAAAGGATAATGGCATTATGATTGTTTATGCAGATCCACAAGTACTTCGTGTGATTAAATCTCCACGTGAAATGGGTGCGGATATCGCTTGTGGCGATGCCCAATCATTAGGAGTTCCTCTTTCTTTTGGAGGGGCTTACTTAGGGTATCTTGCAACCACCGATAAACTGTTAAGGAAAATGCCAGGTAGGATTTGTGGCATCACCAAAGACGTAGATGGTAAAAGAGGGTTCGTATTAACCCTTCAAGCTCGTGAACAACATATTAGAAGAGAAAAGGCTAACTCGAATATTTGCTCCAACCAGTCATTAATGGCCTTATGGGTAACTGTCTACCTTTCAATCATGGGTAAGCAAGGACTTAAAGAAGTCAATGATCACTGTTTCGCCAATAGTCACTATTTAGAAAGCGAATTAATCAAGACAGGCTTATTCTCAAAGGTACACGAAGGTTTTTACATCAAGGAATTTGTTTTAAAGACAAGTTTAGACATTGATAAGCTAGAAAGTTACCTACTTAAAAAGGGGTATCTATCAGGTTTGAAGATGGATGAAGATAAGATAGCATTCTCTGTTACTGAGAAAAGAACCAAAGAAGAAATAGATACGTTTGTTTCTCTCATTAGGGGGTTTAAGGCATGA
- the gcvH gene encoding glycine cleavage system protein GcvH — protein sequence MSKILKDLHYTQTHEWIKVEGNHALIGITDYAQETLGSVVFVDLPSIGATFDQKEAFGAVESVKAASDLMMPVSGKVIEVNDTLQDHPELLNTDPYSNWIIKIELTDDSELKALLSDKEYEKSIH from the coding sequence ATGTCAAAAATACTAAAAGATTTACACTACACTCAAACACACGAATGGATTAAAGTTGAAGGCAATCATGCTTTGATTGGCATTACCGATTATGCTCAAGAAACACTTGGCTCAGTCGTTTTCGTTGACTTACCAAGCATTGGTGCTACTTTTGATCAAAAAGAAGCTTTTGGGGCGGTTGAATCCGTTAAAGCTGCTTCTGATTTGATGATGCCAGTATCTGGTAAAGTCATTGAAGTAAATGACACTCTACAAGACCACCCAGAACTATTAAATACAGATCCATATTCAAATTGGATTATCAAAATAGAACTGACAGATGACTCAGAGCTAAAAGCATTGTTATCTGACAAAGAATACGAAAAGAGCATTCATTAA
- the gcvT gene encoding glycine cleavage system aminomethyltransferase GcvT produces MKLKVTCLHDRHLGLNAKMTEFGGFDMPVSYKGILDEHKAVRESVGVFDCSHMGELLLSGKDSVKFLNYMSTNAFEDMKEEELMYTLFLEPTGGVVDDLMVYKINDEQFLLVVNASNTDKDYQWLKKHLDGFNCLLENVSGFYGQLALQGPKSKDIMDQIIIGVTKLEFMKFGYFLYNEEEVIISRSGYTGEDGFEIYASNPTIVKLFDELIQMGVEPCGLGARDTLRFEAGLPLYGHEINGFTTPLEAQLGYFCKFHKDFIGKEALLKQKENGLERRLMGLELLERNIARDGYTVYKDNEMVGYITTGYMIPNTIKSYGNVMLNQSVKLGDIVQVEIRNKMVNAKIRNRKYYEKKYIKGE; encoded by the coding sequence ATGAAACTAAAAGTAACTTGTCTACACGATAGACACCTAGGGTTAAACGCTAAAATGACCGAGTTTGGTGGGTTTGATATGCCCGTTAGTTATAAGGGCATATTAGATGAACACAAAGCGGTTAGAGAGTCTGTGGGCGTGTTTGATTGTTCACATATGGGTGAACTATTACTCTCAGGCAAGGATTCTGTTAAGTTCTTAAACTATATGTCTACCAATGCTTTTGAAGACATGAAAGAAGAAGAACTGATGTACACCTTATTTTTAGAACCTACTGGTGGCGTGGTTGATGACCTTATGGTTTATAAGATTAATGACGAACAGTTCTTATTGGTTGTTAATGCTTCTAATACCGATAAAGACTATCAATGGTTAAAAAAACACCTAGATGGCTTTAATTGTTTATTGGAAAACGTCTCAGGCTTTTATGGACAACTTGCATTACAAGGGCCAAAATCCAAAGACATTATGGATCAAATAATCATTGGCGTCACTAAGTTAGAGTTTATGAAGTTTGGTTACTTTCTCTACAATGAAGAAGAAGTGATTATTTCAAGGAGTGGCTATACAGGCGAAGATGGTTTTGAGATATATGCCTCGAATCCAACCATTGTTAAACTCTTTGATGAACTCATCCAAATGGGTGTAGAACCTTGTGGATTAGGTGCTAGAGACACTCTTAGATTTGAAGCTGGGTTACCACTTTACGGTCATGAAATTAATGGATTTACTACCCCTCTCGAAGCACAATTAGGTTATTTCTGCAAATTCCACAAAGATTTTATTGGAAAAGAAGCACTTCTTAAACAAAAAGAAAACGGCCTTGAAAGACGATTGATGGGACTGGAACTCCTAGAAAGAAATATTGCTAGAGATGGCTATACAGTCTACAAAGACAATGAAATGGTTGGCTATATCACAACAGGCTATATGATTCCAAACACAATAAAATCATATGGTAACGTGATGTTAAACCAATCGGTTAAACTTGGAGATATCGTTCAGGTTGAAATTAGAAATAAAATGGTAAATGCGAAAATTAGAAACCGTAAATATTACGAGAAAAAGTACATTAAAGGAGAATAA
- a CDS encoding lipoate--protein ligase, with protein MKKVDLTKYGRQKDPFFFALETILLEDLEDDLFFIWHVYGAVIIGKNQLIDTEVNLEYVKTHNIDIFRRLSGGGAVYSDEGCIKYSFLSKTHSKDELFKIALHKIKSVFDSIDIPVVISGRNDILYNDKKFSGNAFYRNEFGSCLHGTILYDTDFETLVKSITPSNEKLISKGIESVRQRVINMKDVINEPIEAFERRIETVLTDDTYILTESQEKRVFDLMSRFSEVSFIEGFNPPYEYAHKKRFLAGTVGVKVLVHKQKINDIVIYGDFFTLKDLEDIKAKLLGVMFDLRSIINGLTDIKIEDYIIGLTNDDFYTLFMEE; from the coding sequence ATGAAGAAAGTAGATTTGACGAAATACGGCAGACAAAAAGATCCCTTTTTCTTTGCGCTTGAAACCATATTATTAGAAGATTTAGAAGACGATTTATTCTTTATTTGGCATGTCTATGGTGCGGTTATTATTGGTAAAAATCAGTTGATTGATACTGAAGTCAACCTAGAGTATGTTAAAACTCACAACATCGATATTTTTAGAAGGTTATCAGGTGGAGGAGCAGTTTATTCAGATGAAGGGTGTATCAAATATTCTTTTTTATCAAAGACACACAGTAAAGACGAATTATTCAAAATTGCTTTACACAAGATAAAAAGCGTATTTGATTCTATAGATATCCCAGTCGTTATCTCAGGAAGAAACGACATTTTATACAACGATAAAAAGTTTTCAGGAAATGCGTTTTACCGAAATGAATTTGGCTCTTGTCTTCACGGGACAATCCTATATGACACAGACTTTGAAACCCTAGTTAAGTCTATTACCCCATCCAATGAGAAACTCATAAGTAAAGGTATTGAATCAGTCAGACAAAGGGTAATCAATATGAAGGATGTCATTAATGAACCAATCGAAGCTTTTGAAAGAAGAATAGAGACAGTTCTAACTGATGATACTTACATCCTTACGGAATCTCAAGAAAAAAGGGTATTTGACTTAATGAGCCGTTTCAGTGAAGTGTCATTTATCGAAGGGTTTAATCCCCCTTACGAGTATGCTCATAAGAAAAGATTTCTAGCAGGTACTGTTGGGGTGAAAGTTTTAGTTCACAAACAAAAAATCAACGATATAGTGATATATGGAGATTTTTTCACATTAAAGGATTTAGAAGACATTAAAGCTAAACTCCTTGGGGTTATGTTTGATTTAAGATCCATTATCAATGGGTTAACAGACATTAAGATAGAAGATTACATCATCGGTTTGACTAATGATGATTTCTATACATTATTTATGGAGGAATAG
- a CDS encoding cyclase family protein, with protein MKLYDISMVIREDMPVYKNYESKKPRFEVASNHEENGHFETNIHMNLHTGTHIDFNLHMIKDGSTSSDIVLSDYITEAKVFDLTHIEDYITKKDIEHLYINKGDFVLFKTKNSFDTVFNPNFIYVSEDAAIFLANQNVKGVGIDALGIERNQPGHKTHKVLMAKDIIILEGIVLKDITPDEYTLIALPLRFENRDASMVRAVLIGK; from the coding sequence ATGAAACTATACGATATTTCAATGGTAATTAGAGAAGATATGCCGGTATATAAAAACTATGAGTCAAAAAAACCTCGATTTGAGGTAGCTTCAAACCATGAAGAAAACGGGCATTTTGAGACGAACATTCATATGAATCTTCACACAGGTACGCACATCGATTTTAATTTGCATATGATTAAAGACGGAAGCACTTCAAGCGACATTGTGCTTTCAGATTATATTACTGAAGCCAAAGTCTTTGATTTAACACATATAGAAGACTATATCACAAAAAAAGACATTGAACACCTTTATATCAATAAAGGAGATTTCGTCTTATTTAAAACGAAAAACTCATTTGATACTGTCTTTAATCCTAATTTTATTTATGTTTCTGAAGACGCGGCCATATTTCTAGCAAACCAAAATGTAAAAGGTGTTGGAATTGATGCGCTTGGTATCGAACGAAACCAACCAGGACATAAAACACATAAAGTATTAATGGCCAAAGACATCATAATATTGGAAGGCATTGTATTAAAAGACATTACCCCAGATGAGTATACGCTAATTGCTTTGCCATTAAGATTCGAGAACAGAGATGCCTCAATGGTAAGGGCAGTACTGATTGGAAAATAA
- the zwf gene encoding glucose-6-phosphate dehydrogenase, which yields MKTLITIFGSTGDLTSRKLLPAIEKLLKDHLLDEDTKVIAIGRRDFQTDDYLDYITKTAKTSLDIEYLKRHVEYFKLEVNELSDYQNLKNYIDNHEITFERKIFYLAVGPDLLKEIAINIGVSELVTKGDLSSSITFEKPFGQDLASAKEINQMLWRYYDEKQLYRIDHYLGKEMIQNILTVRFANKIFENSWHNHAIKSVKIIAKETETILSRALYYDTAGAMKDMIQSHLLQMLALIAMEVPKSYQSEDIKDEKVKVFKKLRYDIDSVVLGQYEGYLDEPHINKDSKTETFVFLKAFCDTPRFKGVPFYLLTGKALEEKESVIIIEFEETPEQHKWDLPLKTNKLYIKIAPLDGISLTLNSKVPGLRNAVEQVDLDYCIACNAVGNMPEAYEKLFLDMAFGHKSLFTRWDEIELSWKFIDELRKEIKDSNTKLVQYKNHHDLYQTIKALTGEDF from the coding sequence ATGAAAACACTAATAACAATATTTGGTTCCACAGGAGATTTAACCAGTAGAAAACTCTTACCTGCAATCGAAAAACTGCTCAAAGACCACTTATTAGATGAAGATACAAAAGTGATTGCTATTGGTAGAAGAGATTTTCAAACAGATGACTATTTGGACTATATTACCAAAACAGCCAAGACGAGTTTAGATATAGAGTACTTGAAAAGACATGTTGAGTATTTTAAACTAGAAGTCAATGAACTTAGTGATTATCAAAACCTAAAAAACTACATTGATAATCATGAAATAACCTTTGAACGTAAAATATTTTATCTAGCGGTGGGGCCAGATTTACTAAAAGAGATTGCGATCAACATTGGCGTATCTGAACTTGTGACTAAAGGTGACTTATCGAGTTCGATTACCTTTGAAAAACCATTTGGACAAGATTTAGCATCAGCGAAAGAAATCAACCAAATGTTATGGCGTTATTATGATGAAAAACAACTATACCGTATTGATCATTACCTTGGCAAAGAGATGATTCAAAACATTTTAACGGTTAGATTCGCAAACAAAATATTCGAAAACTCTTGGCATAATCACGCCATAAAAAGCGTAAAGATTATCGCTAAAGAGACAGAAACCATCTTATCACGTGCGCTTTATTATGATACTGCTGGTGCAATGAAGGATATGATTCAAAGCCACTTGCTTCAAATGTTAGCCTTGATTGCAATGGAAGTTCCTAAATCCTATCAAAGTGAAGACATCAAGGACGAGAAAGTCAAAGTCTTCAAGAAATTGAGGTATGATATTGATTCCGTTGTGCTTGGCCAGTATGAAGGCTACTTAGATGAGCCTCACATTAATAAAGACTCAAAAACAGAAACATTTGTATTCTTAAAAGCATTTTGCGATACACCAAGGTTCAAAGGTGTGCCATTTTATTTGTTAACAGGTAAAGCTTTAGAAGAAAAAGAATCTGTCATCATCATTGAATTTGAAGAAACGCCTGAACAACATAAATGGGATTTACCGCTAAAAACTAATAAATTGTACATAAAAATTGCCCCACTTGATGGTATTAGCCTTACTTTAAACTCTAAAGTTCCAGGATTGAGAAATGCCGTTGAACAAGTGGATTTAGATTACTGTATCGCATGTAATGCAGTGGGAAATATGCCAGAGGCTTATGAAAAGTTATTTCTAGATATGGCATTTGGACATAAGTCTCTATTTACAAGATGGGATGAAATTGAACTGTCTTGGAAATTCATTGACGAACTAAGAAAAGAGATTAAGGATTCAAATACCAAACTTGTTCAATATAAAAACCACCACGATCTCTATCAAACGATTAAAGCATTAACTGGGGAGGATTTCTGA
- the gnd gene encoding phosphogluconate dehydrogenase (NAD(+)-dependent, decarboxylating): MNIKLIGLGKMGLNLALNMKDNGHQVEAFDVNDHIRNLARKEGIIVKDTLDELLIGEDKVVFLMVPAGKITEDVINSVKPYLSKGDIVIDAGNSNFNDSKRRYESLKQHGIEFVDCGTSGGTYGARNGACLMVGGEPNVIHKLDDFFRSIAIEDGYIHVGGPSSGHYVKMVHNGIEYGMMQAIGEGYDLMSQSGFDIDYEALSKVWNNGSIIESALIGYIQNAFSKDPKLDEISGKVDDSGEGMWMIEEGLKKRVSMPTITASLFARYKSKDENKFAEKVVAAMRKEFGGHATYKK, encoded by the coding sequence ATGAATATTAAACTAATTGGATTAGGCAAAATGGGGTTAAACCTAGCCTTAAATATGAAAGATAATGGCCATCAAGTTGAAGCTTTTGATGTGAATGATCACATAAGAAACTTAGCTAGAAAAGAAGGCATTATCGTTAAAGATACCTTAGATGAACTGCTCATCGGCGAAGATAAAGTAGTATTTTTGATGGTTCCAGCAGGGAAAATCACAGAAGATGTCATCAATTCTGTTAAACCGTATTTATCCAAAGGAGACATTGTGATTGATGCAGGAAACTCCAACTTTAATGACTCTAAAAGACGTTATGAATCCTTGAAACAGCACGGAATTGAGTTCGTTGACTGTGGAACAAGCGGTGGCACTTATGGTGCAAGAAACGGGGCTTGTTTGATGGTTGGTGGCGAACCCAATGTGATCCATAAGTTAGACGATTTCTTTAGAAGTATCGCCATAGAAGATGGGTATATCCACGTTGGTGGACCTTCCTCTGGACATTACGTTAAAATGGTTCACAACGGCATTGAATATGGGATGATGCAAGCCATTGGTGAAGGTTATGACTTAATGAGTCAAAGTGGATTTGACATTGATTATGAGGCATTATCAAAAGTATGGAATAATGGCTCGATTATTGAATCTGCCTTAATTGGATACATCCAAAACGCTTTCAGCAAAGACCCTAAACTAGATGAAATCAGCGGTAAAGTAGATGATTCAGGCGAAGGTATGTGGATGATTGAAGAAGGACTCAAAAAGAGGGTATCCATGCCTACGATTACGGCAAGTCTATTTGCTAGATATAAATCTAAGGATGAAAACAAATTTGCCGAAAAGGTGGTTGCGGCGATGCGAAAGGAATTTGGCGGCCACGCTACCTATAAAAAATGA
- a CDS encoding pyridoxal phosphate-dependent aminotransferase translates to MNYANDFTKTFELADDILSIGAKAKKRKSVNPDCIDATIGALLDDSGKLLAFQSIEKQIRTMDSTKLRAYPPVDGGELFKTAVSKWVFGPYYDQINSHFTRKVLATPGASGALSTVLGNYVSTGDLVLLPDIFWSNYQAIINQTGASYVTYPLFEGAHFNIKGFIEKAQEVATKTHKLVVLINDPCQNPTGYSLSKEELKKIINALDELGKIVPVVFIYDIAYLDYADQSFKETRERFNEFLSVQSNMIISVCFSASKTFGVYGLRGGALIGLSRDQKLAEEFERISLYRARSTWSCPPTTPIQLLNILDENDRVRDAFINELNSVRSLLDSRAALFIEEAKSINLVTYPYTHGFFVTIPCEDPHKTYTSLMEKDIYVVPLNGSIRVALSALPIKDIKGLAKKIQEQL, encoded by the coding sequence ATGAATTATGCGAACGACTTCACAAAAACATTCGAGTTAGCAGATGACATTCTGTCTATTGGTGCAAAAGCCAAAAAAAGAAAAAGCGTCAATCCTGATTGTATCGATGCGACCATTGGGGCTTTGCTAGATGATTCAGGGAAACTACTAGCTTTCCAATCGATAGAAAAACAAATTAGAACAATGGACTCTACAAAACTTAGAGCCTATCCACCAGTGGATGGCGGAGAACTCTTTAAAACAGCGGTCTCAAAATGGGTTTTTGGACCATATTATGATCAGATTAATTCTCATTTTACACGCAAGGTACTAGCGACTCCGGGTGCAAGTGGCGCACTAAGTACAGTTTTAGGTAACTATGTATCTACAGGAGATTTGGTGTTACTGCCCGATATTTTCTGGAGTAATTATCAAGCGATTATTAACCAAACAGGTGCTTCATATGTCACATATCCTTTGTTTGAAGGAGCGCATTTTAACATAAAGGGGTTTATTGAAAAAGCTCAAGAAGTAGCAACCAAAACGCATAAACTTGTCGTTTTAATTAATGACCCATGTCAAAATCCAACTGGGTATTCGTTGTCAAAAGAAGAACTTAAGAAGATCATTAACGCACTTGATGAATTAGGGAAGATTGTCCCTGTAGTATTTATTTACGATATCGCATATTTGGATTATGCTGACCAATCATTTAAAGAAACTAGAGAACGTTTTAATGAATTTTTAAGTGTTCAATCCAACATGATTATTTCCGTATGTTTTTCAGCATCCAAAACTTTTGGAGTATATGGGCTTAGAGGTGGTGCACTCATCGGACTATCTCGCGATCAAAAACTTGCAGAAGAGTTTGAAAGAATTTCCTTATATAGAGCTAGAAGCACGTGGAGTTGTCCTCCAACCACACCCATTCAACTATTAAACATTTTAGATGAAAATGATCGTGTTCGTGATGCTTTTATTAATGAGTTGAATAGCGTTAGATCGCTACTAGACTCAAGAGCTGCATTATTTATCGAAGAGGCTAAAAGCATTAATCTAGTCACCTATCCTTATACACACGGATTTTTTGTTACCATTCCATGCGAAGACCCCCACAAGACCTATACTTCATTAATGGAGAAAGACATTTATGTGGTGCCATTAAATGGATCAATTAGAGTGGCACTAAGTGCACTACCTATCAAAGACATTAAAGGACTTGCGAAGAAGATCCAAGAACAGCTCTAA